A portion of the Callithrix jacchus isolate 240 chromosome 13, calJac240_pri, whole genome shotgun sequence genome contains these proteins:
- the CBLN2 gene encoding cerebellin-2 isoform X2 — protein sequence MPAPGRGPRGLRLTMPGRRGALRGPGGCGSYLGVALALLLLLLPACCPVRAQNDTEPIVLEGKCLVVCDSSPSADGAVTSSLGISVRSGSAKVAFSATRSTNHEPSEMSNRTMTIYFDQVSLMQNGYPVISAFAGDQDVTREAASNGVLLLMEREDKVHLKLERGNLMGGWKYSTFSGFLVFPL from the exons ATGCCGGCGCCCGGCCGGGGGCCACGCGGACTGCGGCTGACCATGCCCGGGCGCCGGGGGGCGCTGCGCGGGCCGGGCGGCTGCGGATCCTACCTGGGGGTGGCgctggccctgctgctgctgctgctgcccgcCTGCTGCCCCGTGCGGGCGCAGAACGACACGGAGCCCATCGTGCTGGAGGGCAAGTGCCTGGTGGTGTGCGACTCCAGCCCGTCGGCTGACGGCGCCGTCACTTCCTCCCTGGGCATCTCCGTGCGCTCCGGCAGCGCCAAGGTGGCCTTCTCCGCCACGCGGAGCACCAACCACGAACCGTCCGAGATGAGCAACCGCACCATGACCATCTATTTCGACCAG GTCAGTTTAATGCAGAATGGCTACCCAGTGATCTCCGCCTTTGCAGGAGACCAGGATGTCACCAGAGAAGCTGCTAGCAATGGTGTGCTGCTGCTCATGGAAAGGGAAGACAAAGTGCATCTCAAACTCGAGAGAGGCAACCTCATGGGGGGCTGGAAATACTCCACGTTCTCGGGCTTCTTGGTGTTTCCTCTATAA
- the CBLN2 gene encoding cerebellin-2 isoform X1, protein MPAPGRGPRGLRLTMPGRRGALRGPGGCGSYLGVALALLLLLLPACCPVRAQNDTEPIVLEGKCLVVCDSSPSADGAVTSSLGISVRSGSAKVAFSATRSTNHEPSEMSNRTMTIYFDQVLVNIGNHFDLASSIFVAPRKGIYSFSFHVVKVYNRQTIQVSLMQNGYPVISAFAGDQDVTREAASNGVLLLMEREDKVHLKLERGNLMGGWKYSTFSGFLVFPL, encoded by the exons ATGCCGGCGCCCGGCCGGGGGCCACGCGGACTGCGGCTGACCATGCCCGGGCGCCGGGGGGCGCTGCGCGGGCCGGGCGGCTGCGGATCCTACCTGGGGGTGGCgctggccctgctgctgctgctgctgcccgcCTGCTGCCCCGTGCGGGCGCAGAACGACACGGAGCCCATCGTGCTGGAGGGCAAGTGCCTGGTGGTGTGCGACTCCAGCCCGTCGGCTGACGGCGCCGTCACTTCCTCCCTGGGCATCTCCGTGCGCTCCGGCAGCGCCAAGGTGGCCTTCTCCGCCACGCGGAGCACCAACCACGAACCGTCCGAGATGAGCAACCGCACCATGACCATCTATTTCGACCAG GTATTAGTAAATATTGGCAACCACTTTGATCTTGCCTCCAGTATATTTGTAGCACCGAGAAAAGGGATTTATAGCTTCAGTTTCCACGTGGTCAAAGTGTATAACAGACAAACCATCCAG GTCAGTTTAATGCAGAATGGCTACCCAGTGATCTCCGCCTTTGCAGGAGACCAGGATGTCACCAGAGAAGCTGCTAGCAATGGTGTGCTGCTGCTCATGGAAAGGGAAGACAAAGTGCATCTCAAACTCGAGAGAGGCAACCTCATGGGGGGCTGGAAATACTCCACGTTCTCGGGCTTCTTGGTGTTTCCTCTATAA